Below is a genomic region from Oncorhynchus nerka isolate Pitt River unplaced genomic scaffold, Oner_Uvic_2.0 unplaced_scaffold_2940, whole genome shotgun sequence.
CCaatcactctcctcccctctctcactctcctcccctctccctctctcctctctctctccctctcctctcttcttcactctctccaatcactctcttcccctctctcctctcctcccctctccctctctccaatcactctcctcccctctctcactctcctccctctccctctctccaatcactctcctcccctctctcactctcctcccctctccctctctcctctcactctcctcccctctccctctctcctctcactctcctcccctctccctctccctctcctctcctcccctcctctctctcctctcactctcctcccctctccctctctccaatcactctcctcccctctctcactctcctcccctctccctctctcctctcactctcctcccctctccctctctcctctcactctcctcccctctccccctctcctctcactctcctctcttcttccctctctcctctcactctcctctcactctcctctcactctcctcccctctccctctctcctctcactctcctctcttcttcccactctctcatctttttctctctgtcctctcatggGATTTCACTGACCTGGAGCCTTGTTACACTGTTTCTCTGTAAGAGGGTTTCAGGCAGCTCTCTGTCTGTTCTTGCTCCTCATAAATGGCATCATGGAAAATTCATACCGCCTGGTCTGCCCTCTGTGGAAAATAAGATTTTACCCAATAAAACAGTAACCTTGTCAGggtttatagtgtgtgtggccaCAGAGCAGAGTTCATGTCAGGTGGTTCCTGGTTctataatacagagagagagggaggagaggagggggagttacAGGTGAGATTAGTATGAGGAAGAGAGGTTACTTCTTCCTGCAGAATGTATTGTGTTTTCTCctgcctgtctgatgatgtgagCTGGTGCTGTAGAATCAGGTGTCTCCTAATGTGAGCGATGCCCCtgcaacggtgtgtgtgtgtgtgtgtatgttgtatgTGTTTGATTGGTACACTGTCAGCTGAATGCCTGTGTGGCCTGTGAATGCCAGGCTGTGAGAGACAGACTGCCACAAGTCCTctacacggtgtgtgtgtgtgtgtgtgtgtgtgtgtgtgtgtgtgtgtgtatgttgtatgTGTTTGATTGGTACACTGTCAGCTGAATGCCTGTGTGGCCTGTGAATGCCAGGCTGTGAGAGACAGACTGCCACAAGTCCTCTacacggggtgtgtgtgtgtgtgtgtgtgtgtgtgtgtgtgtgtgtgtgtgtgtgtgtgtgtgtgtgtgtgtgtgtgtgtgtgtgtgtgtgtgtgtgtgtgtgtgtgtgtgtgtgtgtgtgtgtgtgtgtgtgtgtgtgtgtgtgtgtgtgtgtgtgtgtgtgtgtgtgtgtgtgtgtgtgtgtgtgtgtgtgtgtgtgtgtgtgtgtatgttgtatgTGTTTGATTGGTACACTGTCAGCTGAATGCCTGTGTGGCCTGTGAATGCCAGGCTGTGAGAAACAGACTGCCACAAGTCCTCTacacggggtgtgtgtgtgtgtgtgtgtgtgttaggagggGTACGTTATTGGAAATGGAAGACATTTTGGAAGAGCACATTACAGTatatcccattctctctctctccctcatctctctccatatttGAACTGGTTATGTAGGGCGGATTGATAACTGTATTTCATCCTAGTCTACAGTCTACAATACACTCCTCACAGCTCCTCCTTTTCCTGCCAGCGCTCAAGAGATCCTGCAGCTTAAGCTCTGTTCTCTGGATGGCAGCAACATCAGCTTGTTGTCCTCTTTATTTCCATTGACCCTCTTTATAGAATATGAAGACTAGTGATTCATAGTGTCACTGACCGATATTCTTGAAAGAATACAGGAGTTGAAGCTGTGGTGACTTAATGGGTAACAATATTAAAACGATAGGTATGAATTCATCAGATACAGACAACAGCCATGTAAAGGGTTAACTCTAATCCAGGAAGTGAAAAGCACACAGCAGTATCAGTTGGGGAGGAGCCTCCCAACATGACTTTGCTGAAGCGAAACTGTAGAGAGACTATTTTGGACAGGACAGGAACAAACTTTATAAACAGCTAGACGCCGAGACTCTTATATCTGTGGCACCACAAACAGAAAGAACCGTATCCACAAACGCATACAGGTGAATAGAAATCATTATGGACAGTTAATATATGCTTTACCATGTTTGTCTTCTATTTTCCTTTTATCTACAGTATGTTCAACTATTCATACTTAAAGGACTTGTATCTATATTGTTACAGCATCTATGATTGGTTAATGTTGTCCTAAACTGAATTCTAGAAAATGCTTTATGGTTTCACCTTTGGTGTCTGTCTAGATATGACCACCTCCAGCAGTCTCCTGTCTGAAGAGCAGTTCCTGTGCTCTATCTGTCTGGATGTGTTCACTGAGCCGGTCTCGATTCCATGTGGACACAACTACTGCAAGGCCTGTATCAGTGGATACTGGGATACCAGTGACCTGTGCCAGTGTCCATTATGTAAGGAGAAATTCTACAGGAGGCCTGAGCTTCGCATCAATACTTTCATTTCTGAGATGGTTGCTCAGTTCAGGAAGTCTGTTCAGTGGAAAGTTACCAGCAGTCCAGGGCAACGCACAGCCAAACCAGGAGAAGTGTCCTGTGATGTTTGTACTGGGATGAAGCTCAAGGCCCTGAAGTCCTGTCTGGTGTGTCAGACCTCTTACTGTGAGACTCACCTGGAGCCTCATCAGAGAGTCCCAGCCTTGAAGAGACACAAGCTGATCAACCCTGTGGAGAACCTGGAAGACAGGATGTGTAAGAAGCACGAGAGATTCATGGAGCTGTTCTGTAGGACTGACCAGACTTGTCTTTGTGTCTTGTGCTTGAAAACAGACCACATGACTCATGACACTGTCCCTCTAGAGGAAGAGTATGGAGAGAAGATGGCTCAACTGGGGAAAATGATGGCAGAGGTAGAACAGAAGATGCATACATATTTTAGGAAGGTTCAGGAGATCAAATACTCAGTAGATCTCAgcaagagagaagcagagagggagataTCAGACAGTGTACAGGTCTTCACTGCTCTGGTTCGCTCCATTGAGAGAAGCCAGACTGAGCTCATTGAGGTGATTGAAGAGAAGCAGAAAGCAGCAGAGAGGCAGGCTGAAGGGCTCATTAAAGACCTGGAGCAGGAaatcactgagctacagaggagaaGCACTGAACTGGAGCAGCTCTCACACACTGAGGACCACCTCCACCTCATACAGAACTTACCATCCCTCTGTACCCCTCCACCCACCAAGGACTGGTCTGAGATCAGTGTTCACAGTGATCTGTGTGTGGAGACTGTGAGGAGAGCTGTATCTCAGCTGGAGGAGACACtgaataaagagatggagaagcTTCCTGAAGTCAAACTGAAGAGGATTCAGCAGTATGCAGTAGATGTGACTCTGGACCCTGATACAACACATCCCTACCTCATCATGTCTGAGGATGGGTTTTAATCTGAAAATCTAACTGGCcagtaaaataaatacatttaaaatagtAATAATCTGTTGTCATACATCACAATTAATATTTCAGACACACAAATATCATGCTTCCAAGACATGCGAACCTCTCACTATTACAATAATGGGGGGTTAGCAttttgtgcgtctaactttctcactcatccttattcacgattcattcaggattatctgtcataatggtagcatccacattaatgtaaaagtatttttttaaactattctattattttataagtggctccaaaatgacacaatacattatttacagaaTTATTTATATTTGGTACTAAATAGTGTGAAacgcaaccaaaacaaacagcaaatggatCTAACAAATGTGTAGAGTTACAAGTTTGATGttgtcattgtgtgctaggaatatggtaccaaatactcaactttttactactctaatacacatataagtgaatttgtcccaatacttttggtcccctgaAATGGGGGGGACCATGTATAAAAAGTGTTGTCATTTCTAAATGGTGAAACCAGTATGTACACAAATACCCTGAAATAAAAGCAGAACATCTTTACTTTAACCATATAGTAATAGTTTCAGTTCAAATCCAAACTTTTGGAGTATAGAGACAAAATAAGAAGAAatgcttcactgtcccaataattacggagggctctgtatatagtatatacattttatatgtttatgtatatagtatatacattTTCTGTTACGAAAATTTGGGGGTGCAAATAAAACCACCCTTGGGCCAAATTCTGCCAGTTGGGACCCCTGATGTAGCGGATCtagtttcgtgtgtgtgtgtgtgtgtgtgtgtgtgtgtgtgtgtgtgtgtgtgtgtgtgtgtgtgtgtgtgtgtgtgtgtgtgtgtgtgtgtgtgtgtgtgtgtgtgtgtgtgtgtgtgtgtgtgtgtgtgtgtgtgtgtgtgtgtgtgtgtgttggctccGCTTGTCCGTGGTTCTTGGCCTCGTCTTGCATGAGGCCCCATGTTAGTTTAAAAAGACACTGGATTCCATTTTCTCCCTACGTTCCTGCCAGGAGCACCTCTGTGTTACACGGCGTGTGAGGGATTATTCCCTCCTGGGAATCCTGCAAATGAATCTTAATCACCGTGGAAACAGGCTAGTGGAAcgtatagggagggagggacagatccGGAGATGGGAATTCAGGAAGTTGTTCTGATTGGGTTGTGGTGTTGTCATTCAGTGAAACAGAGGTTCTGTTCTCTTGCTTTATATAGCTATTGTATTTAATCAtaactgtgtgttgttgtgtgtgtctgtaagcctGTGTATTGACGGTAGCAGCAGCACTGGTCTGAGCACCCAGACCTCTACTAGCCTATATTTAGTCTGTGTGGTGGACATTGTTTTGAGCCCAAATGGACTACAGAGACTGATAATAAATGCAGTGAGAGAGATTGAGTGTGTCAGCCAGCAAAGCAGTTACCCTGCCAACTGCAGTGCTTCTATTCTGGGGGCATGggcacaaaatggctgccgtTACTCACAGGATGTAAATTACATCTGCCTTTGAGACAGTCTTGAGATGCAGGTCCATGTGTGTAGACAGTGGTGCTGGAGCAgttttttgtaaatgacatcatcaTTTCCTCAATGTTTGTACCGACAGATGTAGACAGTTGATTAGCCTGTCAGTATAGAAGATGCATAAAATGCATCATCCAATTGCAACGTCTGCCTATGCCCACTCATATTTCCTCTAGAAAATGTTCCATTTTTAATACCCTCAAACATATAATTAGGAATAAGCCACCATCATTGTCAGTCATTTAACTGGTGAAATGTCCAAACTGCATCTCCAAGTCAGCCATTTGATGGATCTCAATGAGTTTCATGGGAATATGAATGTAGATCTTCTTGAATGACTGTTTTGTGAGTGAATTAGAGCAGATGGTGTTAACACACTTGTCCGTTCTTGTTTCAATTAAAGCAGAAATCCTGCCTAGTGAAATCCTGCCTTCTTTTATGACTTTTCAGCTTCAGCTAACCATCCGAACAATCAAAATCTCACAAAGACATCAAATAAATCTTTATTTGGTTTGTAATTATCTTTGTTTTTCATGACATTTTAGTCGTAATTAAATATAATCTATTTACAATTGATCAGAATACATTTTTCAGAAAAAGTTTGACCCGCTCCGTGTGAGTGAGGGAGCGTCACTCCTCCGCACACCGGCTGCACTACATCGCTGGTTGTAGACCAGTGTGGAGAGACGGAGagcaactctctgtctctgtctctctctctctctctctccctctctctgtctctgtctctctctccctctgtctctgtctctgtctccctctctctgtctctgtctctctctctctccctctctccctctgtctctgtctctgtctttgtctctctctctctccctctctctctctgtctctgtctctctctctctctctctctctgtctctgtctctgtctctgtctctctccctctctgtctctgtatctgtctctgtctctctctctctccctctctccctctgtctctgtctctgtctttgtctctctctctccccctctctctctctgtctctgtctctgtctttgtctctctctctctccctctctctctctgtctctgtctctctctttctctctccctctctgtctctgtctctgtctctgtctctctctctctccctctctccctctgtctctgtctttgtctctctctctctccctctctctctctctctctctctccctctctctctctgtctctgtctttatctccctctccctctgtctctgtctctctctctctctccctctctctctctgtctctgtttctgtctttgtctccctctccctctgtctctgtctctgtctccctctctctctctgtctctgtctctgtctctgtctctctctctctctctctctctctctctctctctctctttctctgtctctgtctctgcctctctctcgctctctctctctgtctttgtctccctctccctctgtctccctctctctctctctgtctctgtctctctctccctctctctctctgtctctctctctctctccctctctctgtctctgtctctctctgtctccctctctgtctatgtctctgtctctctctccctctctgtctctgtctctctctccctctcggtctctgtctctgtctctctctctctctccctctctctgtctctctctctctccctctctctgtctctctctctctctctctctctctctctctctctctcgctatctctgtctctctctccctctctctctctgtctctgtctctctctccctctctctctctgtctctgtctctgtctctctctctctctccctctctgtctctgtctctctctccctctctgtctctgtctctctctctctctctgtcctgtctctctctctctctccctctctctctctctctctctccctctctctctctctctccccctctctctctctttctctgtctctgtctctgcctctctctcgccctctctctctgtctttgtctccctctccctctgtctctgtctccctctctctctctctctctgtctctgtctctctctccctctctctgtctctgtctctctctctctccctctctgtctctgtctctctctccctctccctctctgtctctgtctctgtctctgtctctctctctctccctctctctgtctctctctctctccctctctctgtctctctctctctccctctctctctctccctctctctctctgtctctgtctctgtctctctctctccctctctctgtctctctctctctccctctctatgtctctctctctctctctctctctctctctctctctctctctctctctctctctctctccctctctctctgtctctctctctctctctctctctctctctctcactcacgcactcacacacagacacagcagaatTTGACATTGGGAAATGTACAGCTTGTAGCATGCTGACAGTGTTTGTCCCAGTTGCTTTAGATGCTTTCAAATGCAATTTAGGAGAAGAGCATGAGAAAATTGAAAATGGAATTCAGACAATGCCTTTGCCAGCTGTGCAGTTCCTCGGCTGTGTCGGAAAATAAATAGTTTTCTATTTTCTGCTCTTTTCACCCAATGTCGCAAAACCAGATTGTTGTATTATTGTGTGAGATTAAATGTAATAGTCTCAAGGGGCTTCTTATCTGTGGATTAGGAGAGAATaggtgaaaacacacacacacacacacacacacacacacacacacacacacacacacacacacacacacacacacacacacacacacacacacacacacacacacactctgactgaaggagttTGATGTCTATCAGCTCATTCAGTGATGTATTGACCCATTCAGTAGACCTACACTTCCATCCAGAAGTGACTCAGCctgattatttatttgtgttgttgcaaatgtctgaataaaaatgaGTTAGTACAGAATggtgcttttttgttgttgtatgtaCACACTGGCAAGGTGGGTACATACAGTAGGCTATATGTATGCCTCAGGGAGAAGTTTGTTGAATGTAATTGTTGTGACATACAGTATAGAGTAGAGAATAAGGCATGGGTGGGTTGAAGCACCTGTGGTCTGAAGAAGATGAAGTACATGGAGCCTGTTTTGGTATGGGGCTCtacatggaaacacacacacggaagAGGTAGAACAATTGCAAAGTTGGAGCCATTTCCGAGTTTCATCAGATGTATGGTGTAATATATGTTCAGGAGCAGGATTTACAGCTGGAGGTTTCTGTTCATTTCAGACTGGAATGCAGATGATGTCCCGCCCACAATTATGTCTGTCtatcctttctcctttctctgtctgtccttctccctctttccttccctcccctctacctgtctgtctttctgtctcctgtCCCTGTCATTACTGTAGTACAGGTTTATTACAGTAGTCCAGTCCAGAGAGGAGGATGCTGGTCCTTCTGCCCTCtggctctcctctccctgctgcctcctcAGGAGAGTCTGCTCACCAGGGTTAATGATGCACATCTTATAGCTTCCTTTACACTTTTTTAATACATGTtttgtccctctgtccctgtctctctttctcttagtcttctccctccctccctccctccctccctccctccctccctccctccctccatagcACATATCCTACATTTGCTCTAAAACAGAGTGAATCAAGTTGAACTGTATCCATGTAGGCCGCCAGCCTttagtctctccctcccctccttcccctcctccagtACTTCACCTGTGCCTATAAAGAGTTAGTCGCTAGTGTTTGCGACCATCAGCAGAACTGCAATGGGATATTTATTATCGCTGCGCTGTGCAGAAGAGGAGCTATCGCATATTTCAACATCATAACCATAACAAACCTCAGTAAGACTGTTGAGTCAATTATGAAATGAAACATGGAAACGCAGATATTAATAGCTCCTTATTACTCACACATTTCACTGACAAAAGTGCAGTTACAGGAGAGAACGCTTTTGTGAATACAAAAAAATAGTCTCTTGGCTCATCACCGAAGGCTAGTTTGAGGTGTGGACATGTGACAGGCTTGACTTGATATTAGCACATTCACTTATGGAGTCAGGGAGGGATATACTGATTGTAGCTAACTGGAAATGTTGctgcatacacacacagtacacatgcacacacaaacacactaatgtgGTTCGAGGGTTTTGTGTCAGTTGTACTACTCTGCGAACTATGAACGCTATCAGACGGGCTGGCGTTTTTGACTGACAGCGCGCCCCGAGGGAATGGAACGAGAGATGCCGTTGGAGACGacagacatcacacacacagactctcaaTCGACGAGGACTTTGTTGGAGTTACAGAGGAAGTGCTGATCTGATACAAGGGTTTGAGAAACCACTTGACGACAGAGAGGGAGTACTTACCATTACGCAGACAGAATGTCTGCGCTGTTACTCCAACACTGTGTTGCTGTAGGTTGAGACTCAGAGACAGACTTGGATAGTGTATATTCTGCCATAGGAACAGCATGGCAGAATCACTTAGGGCCTGTGAGCTCTGACCTCCATCACCGTAGGCTGTCTCTATGGAGAGACACATCTCTGATatccttttccatctctccatctcctcgtcCTCCCATCATTAACACCACATAAGAGCTCCCCTCGCTCCTCAGATAGGAGAGGAGATAAAACGACAGGAAGATGGGGGAGACATgccatgattctctctctctctctcctcagtcactCTGTTTATTATACTACTTGTTCTccactgagagagatggagagatgtccTTTCACTCCATGAAGTTCTGCTCAGTGTGATCTAGGGCCTTTATAGCCCTGCGAGGAGCCAAAGTGAACATTCCACGTAACAAGGAGCTGGTATTCACAgtgtctctccctcccagtcAGCTTTGatgtgatttttatttattttatttttatttcacctttatttaaccaggtaggcaagttgagaacaagttctcatttacaattgcgacctggccaagataaagcaaagcagttcgacacatacaacgacacagagttacacatggagtaaaacaaacatacagtcaataatacagtaaaaaaaaacaagtctatatacaatgtgagcaaattaggtgagaagggaggtaaaggcaaaaaaggccatggtggcaaagtaaatacaatatagcaagtaaaacactggaatggtagttttgcaatggaagaatgtgcaaagtagaaataaaaataatggggtgcaaaggagcaaaataaataaataaattaaatacagttgggaaagaggtagttgtttgggctaaattataggtgggctatgtacaggtgcagtaatctgtaagatgctctgacagttggtgcttaaagctagtgagggagataagtgtttacaatttaagagatttttgtagttcgttccagtcattggcagcagagaactggaaggagaggcggccaaagaaagaattggttttgggggtgactagagagatatacctgctggagcgtgtgctacaggtgggagatgctatggtgaccagcgagctgagataagggggactttacctagcagggtcttgtagatgacatggagccagtgggtttggcgacgagtatgaagcgagggccagccaacgagagcgtacaggtcgcaatggtgggtagtatatggggatttggtgacaaacggattgcactgtgatagactgcatccaatttgttgagtagggtattggaggctattttgtaaatgacatcgccaaagtcgaggattggtaggatggtcaattttacaagggtatgtttggcagcatgagtgaaggatgctttgttgcgaaataggaagccaattctagatttaactttggattggagatgtttgatatgggtctggaaggagagtttacagtctaaccagacacctaagtatttgtagttgtccacgtattctaagtcagagccgtccagagtagtgatgttggacaggcgggtaggtgcaggtagcgatcggttgaagagcatgcatttagttttacttgtatttaagagcaattggaggccacggaaggagagttgtatggcattgaagcttgcctggagggttgttaacacagtgtccaaagaagggccggaagtatacagaatggtgtcgtctgcgtagaggtggatcagagactcaccagcagcaagagcgacctcattgatgtatacagagaagagagtcggtccaagaattgaaccctgtggcacccccatagagactgccagaggtccggacagcagaccctccgatttgacacactgaactctatcagagaagtagttggtgaaccaggcgaggcaatcatttgagaaaccaaggctgtcgagtctgccgatgaggatgcggtggttgacagagtcgaaagccttggccagatcaatgaatacggctgcacagtaatgtttcttatcgatggcggttaagatatcgtttaggaccttgagcgtggctgaggtgcacccatgaccagctctgaaaccagattgcatagcagagaaggtatggtgagattcgaaatggtcggtaatctgtttgttgacttggctttcgaagaccttagaaaggcatggtaggatagatataggtctgtaacagtttgggtcaagagtgtcccccctttgaagagggggatgaccgcagctgctttccaatctttgggaatctcagatgacacgaaagagaggttgaacaggctagtaataggggtggcaacaatttcggcagataattttagaaagaaagggtccagattgtcttgcccggctgatttgtaggggtccagatttttcagctctttcagaacttcagctgaatggatttgggagaaggagaaatggggaagg
It encodes:
- the LOC115116809 gene encoding E3 ubiquitin-protein ligase TRIM47-like, yielding MTTSSSLLSEEQFLCSICLDVFTEPVSIPCGHNYCKACISGYWDTSDLCQCPLCKEKFYRRPELRINTFISEMVAQFRKSVQWKVTSSPGQRTAKPGEVSCDVCTGMKLKALKSCLVCQTSYCETHLEPHQRVPALKRHKLINPVENLEDRMCKKHERFMELFCRTDQTCLCVLCLKTDHMTHDTVPLEEEYGEKMAQLGKMMAEVEQKMHTYFRKVQEIKYSVDLSKREAEREISDSVQVFTALVRSIERSQTELIEVIEEKQKAAERQAEGLIKDLEQEITELQRRSTELEQLSHTEDHLHLIQNLPSLCTPPPTKDWSEISVHSDLCVETVRRAVSQLEETLNKEMEKLPEVKLKRIQQYAVDVTLDPDTTHPYLIMSEDGF